Proteins encoded by one window of Nocardioides euryhalodurans:
- a CDS encoding ATP-binding protein, translated as MTGWQDGRLHSAVLVSPGRERRHDRRLRKAAARELLSANREARRAEAKRKAEELSAEKRATVTLPRAGEPGPATLRTPGRFRVPRHQDTSATLAGAYPFLAEGGLGSEGVFVGQDLYSGSSFVYDPWILYARDLITAPNLVLAGIVGSGKSCLAKSLYTRSIPFGRRVYVPGDPKGEHTAVAEAVGGRAIALGHGMANRLNPLDEGHRPSGHDDAQWASQVASRRRDLVGALAETVLDRRLTPLEHTAVDIAIDRTVRGADVPVLPMVVDRLLAPDPADDPDGRLTEDGRLVGHALRRLVAGDLAGLFDGPSTVAFDPSLPMISLDLSRVTENATLISVLMTCASAWMESALLDPNGGQRWVVYDEAWRLMSHPALLRRMDAHWRLARHYGIANMLIFHKLTDLDNVGDSGSAMRALASSLLANAETRIVYRQEADQLVATSAALGLTGIEQSLIPTLGTGQGLWRIKNRSFVVQHQMHPAELELFDTTGRMTGAAS; from the coding sequence GTGACCGGGTGGCAGGACGGGCGCCTCCACTCCGCCGTACTCGTCTCGCCGGGACGAGAACGGCGGCACGATCGCAGGCTCCGCAAGGCCGCGGCACGAGAACTCCTCTCCGCCAACCGCGAAGCCCGGCGCGCCGAAGCCAAGCGCAAGGCCGAGGAACTGTCGGCCGAGAAGCGCGCGACCGTGACGCTCCCCCGGGCCGGCGAACCCGGCCCCGCCACACTGCGGACGCCCGGACGGTTCCGCGTCCCACGCCACCAGGACACCTCGGCGACCTTGGCGGGCGCGTACCCCTTCCTCGCCGAAGGCGGCCTCGGCAGCGAAGGCGTGTTCGTCGGCCAGGACCTCTACTCGGGGAGCTCGTTCGTCTACGACCCCTGGATCCTCTACGCCCGCGACCTCATCACCGCACCGAACCTCGTACTCGCCGGGATCGTCGGTTCCGGCAAGTCCTGCCTCGCCAAGAGCCTCTACACAAGATCGATCCCCTTCGGCCGCCGCGTCTACGTCCCCGGCGACCCCAAGGGCGAGCACACCGCCGTCGCAGAAGCCGTCGGCGGTCGGGCCATCGCGCTGGGACATGGCATGGCCAACCGCCTGAACCCGCTCGACGAGGGCCACCGTCCGTCCGGGCACGACGACGCCCAGTGGGCGAGCCAGGTCGCATCCCGTCGCCGCGACCTCGTGGGTGCCCTGGCGGAGACCGTGCTCGACCGCCGCCTAACCCCACTCGAGCACACAGCTGTCGACATCGCCATCGACCGCACCGTCCGCGGCGCCGACGTCCCAGTCCTCCCGATGGTCGTCGACCGGCTCCTTGCCCCGGATCCGGCCGACGATCCCGACGGCCGACTCACGGAGGACGGACGACTGGTCGGTCACGCTCTCCGTCGCCTCGTCGCGGGCGACCTCGCGGGGCTCTTCGACGGTCCCTCGACGGTGGCGTTCGACCCGAGCCTCCCGATGATCTCCCTCGACCTGTCCCGCGTCACCGAGAACGCCACCCTCATCTCTGTCCTGATGACGTGCGCCTCGGCCTGGATGGAGTCGGCGTTGCTTGACCCGAACGGCGGCCAGCGCTGGGTCGTGTACGACGAGGCCTGGCGCCTGATGTCCCACCCCGCACTACTGCGCCGGATGGACGCCCACTGGCGCCTCGCACGGCACTACGGCATCGCGAACATGCTGATCTTCCACAAGCTCACCGACCTCGACAACGTCGGCGACTCCGGCTCCGCCATGCGCGCGCTCGCTTCGTCACTCCTCGCCAACGCCGAGACCCGCATCGTCTATCGCCAGGAAGCTGACCAGCTCGTCGCAACGTCAGCGGCACTGGGCCTCACTGGCATCGAGCAGTCACTGATCCCCACGCTCGGCACCGGCCAGGGACTGTGGCGGATCAAGAACCGCTCCTTCGTCGTACAGCACCAGATGCACCCCGCCGAGCTCGAACTCTTCGACACAACCGGTCGCATGACAGGAGCGGCGTCATGA
- a CDS encoding ArdC-like ssDNA-binding domain-containing protein: protein MTTQVRGRAGREAKLEALQEQLSESVAALVTGEDWKRALTFAAQFRGRSFGNSMLIAAQHFAAYKESRVPEPTPTYVAGFHQWLSLGRSVAKGQRGYGILAPVTGRFASLTPDDPNSWRRLGRHEKPLSGEYARTRMIGVKPTYVWDISQTTGDPVPELPRPSLLHGQAPTGLWDGLADQITGAGFELRLVSSAAAIGGANGLTDFLSREVSIRMDMDEAAQVKTLAHELGHVLLHAPPESALSTEVAADATLHRGIAEVEAESVALMVGAAHGLDTSSYTVPYVSTWAASVPGKNPVEVVQSTAERVRATALGILDNVDTQQVGDGNPPGLDREALSHRTGRAPVVTAARRHGSALEL from the coding sequence ATGACCACTCAGGTTCGAGGACGAGCGGGTCGCGAAGCGAAGCTCGAAGCGCTCCAGGAGCAGTTGTCCGAGTCCGTCGCTGCGCTGGTGACCGGTGAGGACTGGAAGCGCGCCCTGACCTTCGCCGCCCAGTTCCGCGGGCGCAGCTTCGGGAACTCGATGCTGATCGCGGCGCAGCACTTCGCGGCGTACAAGGAGAGCAGGGTGCCCGAGCCGACGCCGACGTACGTGGCCGGCTTCCACCAGTGGCTCTCGCTCGGCCGCAGCGTCGCGAAAGGCCAACGCGGCTACGGCATCCTCGCCCCCGTCACCGGCCGGTTCGCCTCGTTGACGCCTGACGACCCGAACTCTTGGCGACGCTTGGGGCGCCACGAGAAGCCTTTGTCTGGCGAGTACGCCCGCACCCGGATGATCGGGGTCAAGCCGACCTACGTCTGGGACATCTCCCAGACCACAGGTGACCCTGTGCCCGAACTTCCCCGCCCCTCCCTGCTGCATGGCCAGGCCCCGACCGGGCTGTGGGACGGGCTCGCCGACCAGATCACAGGCGCAGGCTTCGAGCTCCGTCTGGTCTCCTCAGCCGCGGCGATCGGCGGCGCCAACGGGCTGACCGACTTCCTCTCCCGCGAGGTGTCGATTCGCATGGACATGGACGAGGCGGCCCAGGTGAAGACGCTCGCCCACGAGCTCGGCCATGTTCTTCTCCACGCGCCCCCTGAGAGCGCCCTGTCAACCGAGGTGGCCGCCGACGCGACCTTGCACCGTGGGATCGCCGAGGTGGAAGCCGAATCCGTCGCGCTCATGGTCGGTGCCGCACACGGGCTCGACACCTCCTCCTACACGGTGCCGTACGTGTCGACCTGGGCAGCGAGTGTCCCGGGCAAGAACCCGGTCGAGGTCGTGCAGTCGACCGCCGAGCGCGTCCGCGCGACGGCGCTCGGCATCCTCGACAATGTCGACACACAGCAGGTCGGCGACGGCAACCCGCCTGGGCTCGACCGCGAAGCCCTCAGCCACCGGACCGGGAGGGCTCCGGTCGTCACCGCCGCGCGGCGCCATGGATCGGCTCTCGAGCTATGA